The following DNA comes from Triticum aestivum cultivar Chinese Spring chromosome 3D, IWGSC CS RefSeq v2.1, whole genome shotgun sequence.
CAATAGCAAGTCAAAGTTAGTTCATTTACGATGTTTAGGCGTAGCAACTCGCTGTTCAATCTATTCAAGTTGCCTGTCCTGCATGTTTAGGTACAATATATAGGGGATTATAAGGACACAAAAACAGTTGGAATCAATGGAAGTGGAGTTAAATTGACGAATCTAATTCATAATCTCTGTTACTCTTGTGAAGACATTTACTGTTTCTAAAGCGATGGCACAAGTGAGATTACGTCTTACCAATAAAAAGCCCTCAACAAGGAAATCTGGGCATGCCAATGATAGTCAAAGGAGCCGAATGTAGTCCAGTTACACTTAAAATAAAATCAAAGTAACACAGTTGACTGAATGTCTGCAACAATGCAAACATATTGCTACGCTATCTGGAATTAATATTGTGTCCACCTTTATCTAATGGTCCTGCATAATATCATAAATAATCTGAAGTTATCTCTAAAGCATGAAGAGCTCTGAAAACTGTTTGGGCCTGCAAAATGTAGAGAACTAGTATAAATTCCGTGTCACAATTTGTACATCAGATAATGTTTTGTGGTGGCCTGCACCTTTGTGACAAGAATGAGGTACTGTTATTGTTGCCGAACGCTCTGTACACGCACTAAGCACTTAAGCAAAGAAAGAACAAAGCCACAAAGTAAGGTATTTTCTGTGAGGTCCTTAATTTCATCGAAACCCAATGCAGATGCTTGTTCTACatatagttcttcttcttttgcagATGCTTGTTACAGTTTTGAAAACCTGTCACTCTTTACTTCACTAGGACGTGATTGCCGCCAGCACCTACCCCGACCCCAAGGTCGCCGGCAGCATATTTTATCTCATTTCACATTGAACTATGTTTAGATCTATCATATTTACTACAATGTGGATGCTTGTTGCTTGTACCATGTAGCAGCCTAGCATTGTACCAGTGTATCATATTTACTACTAGTGTATCATATTTGCTTGTACCATGTAGCAGCCAAGCATTGTATCATATTTACTGCAGTGTGGATGCTTGTTGCTTATCACGGTCGCACCTACGTTGGCCTCTAAGTCTGTGAGAAGGAACCAGTTATACATTTGTTTAGTGGAATCCCGCTTATGCCCCAGCTAACCCATCCAAGTTTTACTGGGTTGTTAGTTATGACTTATCACCCACCAAACTTTGGTCGGACTAAGTGGGCTGTGGTGGGACGCCCAGTTTCAGTCCCACCTGCAGCCTGACCTGTCTCGATCCGTTGCGGCTCTCTCTCCCATGCGACTAGGTTTCACCCTCGCCACCGTTCCTCTCCCCGCCCCTGCCCCTGATCACTTCTTCTGCCGCCGACCACGTCTATCGAGCTCCTACCCAGCTGACCTACGTTGCTGGACCCGTCTATCCCGTGTCGGCGCCTCCTGTCTCGATCTCGTTCCTGTCTCGCCGTCGTCCGGCTCACCACCGACTAGCTTCTATATAAGAGGCCTTGGGCGGGTTGCCCTGTCTGAACGTATCCACATTCAACAAGCTAGTCTACCAACTTCTATAGTGTTTGTACGGTAATGATGACAACAACCAAACAAgctggggtaggctagaggtgaaacccataagatctcgcaaccaactcatggttctggcacatggatagcaagcttccacgcgccctgtccatggctagttctctgGTGATGCTCCAGTCCTTAAGATccctctttacggactcctcccatgtacTGCTAATGATGACTAAATATCTtaatttcttctttcttctctagGTAGAAAGATGCAGATCAAGCGAGGGGATGTTCAACCTGGAAGCTCGAATAGAAGACGCAAAAAAATGCGCATAAGTAGCGGTGAGGATTGATTTTAATTTTGCTACTTTCTTTTCTGCAAGTATGATTTGTACTATAGCACTCGAACAGAGCTGTGTTTAATAATGCTTCCTGAATTAGAAAATATGATTCGAGTCAATCCTCTCGAAGAGGAATTCGGCACCTCAAGTGATTCTGGTGAAGGTGTCTGGAGGCTACTCAGTGAAGAAGTCGCAGCACACATAGATGACAGTGTTGTGTCGCTTGCTTCATTCCATAAAGATAACGGTGATTATACAAGTTAGCTTTAATTGCAAATCTGTACCTGATCATTAGTTGCTTCTCATTGAAAATTTGAAATTACAATCTTGTGCAGCAAAGTCGGTTTATTTTGCGTGCACGGGCATAATTATTGAGAGCAATTCAACTACTACAAGTTTCTTGACTTCGTTAAGTTTGCTTAGATCTATTGATGATGATAGCAAGATCTTTCAAGACATGATGGTTGGTACTGCCAATTTTCTGTGCTTTGTTTGTTTCTTGCTGATTTGTGATGATGGTAATCATTCTGCAAACTGATATGTATTCATTTTGTGGTGCTTTATTATTATTGCAGATTAAAGTGCGCCTTCCAAATAATCATCTTTCAATGGGATGGTTGGAATACTATGACTTAAAATACAATGTTGCTGTTATCAGCATCGCGCCCTTCCATGTTTTTCGCGCAGCATTTGTAGATCATCAGCGGCAATTTGAGTCTCATAGTGAAGTAGTTGCTGTTGGGCGTTGCTTCGACTCAGGCAAATTAATGGCCACAACTGGGATGTTGACTGACAATGGGAAGAGAATTTACCGCGAGGAGCTTGCGATCTCCACATGTGAAATTACTATGGTGCACCGTTGATTTCTCTCTTTACTTTTCTGCATGAAATAAATTAATAATATCATGCTATCAGTGGCCAGTGGTGGAGCTACATTGGGGCCAGCCATTGCTGTGGCCCGCCCAACATCTGGAAATTAATACAGTATACATATACTTGTGGGGCCTTAGAACATGAGACCACTGCTTATTTTGTTCTGTTTGGCCCGCGCAGGACTGggcttcaagctccgccactgttaGTGGCTACCACTATATGcattgaactactccctccgtacaaacttgagtcacttattttgggacggagggagtatatcttttGGGGCACTAAATGTATGCCTTTTTTCGGTTATGCAAATCTTGTCCAGCATCACTAAATTTGTGTGCTTGCCTGAGCGTCACTTTATTCTTTTGCTAGACTGGAGTTGGAGGGCCCCTTGTTGATTTTAACGGTGACTTTGTCGGGATGAACTTTTATTCTAAGGAAGAGACTCCGTTCCTACCAAGGAATAAAATTCTTGAGCTTCTGATGCATTTTAGGAGAACATCCCCGTGCTGGTATGTCTTCTATACTCATGAGACACAGAATCTCTGATTGGCTTAAATATATATGCTTCTTTGTCCACTGTTCTGCCCCTCTTTATCTTTCCCTATTTGAGCTTACTAGTTTGTATTCACTTGGAATGTACATGTTTAGGAaaaatgaaaatgatggaaagttcAATCTAGATTGCACGTGGTATAATAGTGGTCTCTTGCTCTTTATGCGGCAGATATATTTGTATCATACACTCTTAGGCTAATTTACTATAAGCATCACCTCTAGTCGCATTCTATGCTGGATAACAACAGGTGTAGTCTAACCAAAGCAATTTCTTGATAACCTTAGAGCATCTTGGCTCCTTGCTGTGAACTTATTGTTCATGCTGGAATTTCCAGGGAGCTGACCACACATCAAGAAACATAGGAAGTGAAGTACTTGACAATAATATTGCACATCAATAGCCGATGTGGATTTTTTTTTAACTTCATACATGGCTGTACTAGAAACCATGTTAAATGCCAAACAAttttgaaatgtgtgtgtgtgtgtgtgtgctaatATGATGGCTTATTAGCTGTTTTGATGCTTTTGTAGCTTATAATGGCATTTGGTAGGTGATCTTCACTTGAGAGCATCTGCCTTTATAACAAATTGGTCGTTTGCTCCATGTATAGCTGAACAAGTAGCAGAGTTACCTTAACACTTGCATCCATATCACCTGTCTTGTCAGGCCCATCATACAGTTGCCATGTACTTGATTAGGAATCTGGTGTCCATGTTGAACCTATTATACTTATTTAAATGGAAAGTAGTCAAGGTTCCTTCAGTATTGATATAGTATTTTCAACATTTTCTCTGTTGTTGAAATATTTAGCACCATCTGGGTTCTATCCCTATTTTTCCCCATCCTGCCACTGCTTAACACTTTAGATTTATATATTTTTGATAGTGATGCATGCctattatctactccctccgtccgaaaacaAACTCACTCCTTAAAGACAGTTAAAATTATGTTTTACTCTTGTGGATTTACTCATGAGTATATCATATTTTGCTGCAGGGACACAAGTAAGAAAAGAGGTAGTAAAACTGAAAGAGGCGCAAGCAAGGCACAAATGTCTCCTGAATCTCACAAGTCCGATTTAGAAGGTAAGGAAAACAAACTCACTCCTTAAAGACAGTTAAAATTATGCACCATCAGCCAATCCATCATCATCAATGTTAACTTTTTATGATCATCTGTATAATCCATGCCAGCAGTACACATCTTTAGTTTTAAGCTTGTCTTTATTATGATACTATCATATTATTGTCTGTGCTAATTAGTTCATACTAAGTATATGGATATGCTATGTGAGAATACACACCTGAACTGATAGTTCTTTTTGGTGTTCCAAGTTATGCTTATTCCTTGTTTCATCTTTTCCATTTTAGGCAGCTCAAGGCAGGAGATGAAAAATAAAAACCAGAAACCTACCATATGTACTATATGTGACCCAGAACTTAATTCAGGTTGGGTCACTTTTAATGTTACATGTTGATTATTGCTCATGCATCGTCACTAATTGCTTCACCCTTTGACACTAGGACTCGAGGATACATTACTAGAGAGTCTGCCTTCTATTCGCCGGTGGCCATATGACTGGGGTCTTGGTGAGTCATTGCTTTCAGTTTCCTTCATAATTATTCATACATTGGTCGTCAATCACTTTACCATGTTGTGCAGTATCTTTGGATGCTAGAAGAGATAAGTTTAGGTCCCGTGGTTACCCCTTACCAGTTTTGGAGGATGGTGAGTTATTTCGTTTCCTTTTGGTGATTACTTTATTTTATTGCACATTTGACTACTCTTTTCAGCCCTCCCTTAAACTATTATGCCATGTTTCTGTAACTAGATGCCAAGCGTCTGCGTTATAGTTTTGAGGAGGAGTTTAGTGAAGATATCTGGAACAAACTCTCAGAAAGAGTAGCTTCAAATATGTCCCGAGTTGTTGTAGCACTCGCTTCATTCAATGGTAATCGTATTGGTTACAAGCTTATTACTTGTGGTGTATTTTTCTTCTGTTTCATCACTAACTGATGATCTTAATTATTACTTCCGTAGGAGAAGCGAGACTTTTTGCTTGCACAGGTGTATTCATAGACTGCAATGGGTTCACCACAAGAGTTCTAACCTCGGGAAGTTTGGTTAGAAGTAATGACGATGAAAGCAAGGTTGCTGATAACTTAAAGGTTGTTATTCTGCTAATGATTATTTAAATACCCTTTTTACTCTTTCATTTGAATACTGCTTTACTTGCACCATATCATTATTGCAGATTGAAGTGCACCTTCCAGATAAACGACGT
Coding sequences within:
- the LOC123077122 gene encoding uncharacterized protein isoform X2 gives rise to the protein MQIKRGDVQPGSSNRRRKKMRISSENMIRVNPLEEEFGTSSDSGEGVWRLLSEEVAAHIDDSVVSLASFHKDNAKSVYFACTGIIIESNSTTTSFLTSLSLLRSIDDDSKIFQDMMIKVRLPNNHLSMGWLEYYDLKYNVAVISIAPFHVFRAAFVDHQRQFESHSEVVAVGRCFDSGKLMATTGMLTDNGKRIYREELAISTCEITMTGVGGPLVDFNGDFVGMNFYSKEETPFLPRNKILELLMHFRRTSPCWDTSKKRGSKTERGASKAQMSPESHKSDLEGSSRQEMKNKNQKPTICTICDPELNSGLEDTLLESLPSIRRWPYDWGLVSLDARRDKFRSRGYPLPVLEDDAKRLRYSFEEEFSEDIWNKLSERVASNMSRVVVALASFNGEARLFACTGVFIDCNGFTTRVLTSGSLVRSNDDESKVADNLKIEVHLPDKRRVTGILQHYDLHYNVAVIIIKKHRCTRTAIINNKVETGTHSQVLAVGRVYESGKLMAASGIVINNESKLDCKDLRISTCQITKAGIGGPLIDSDGNFIGMNFYGLEETPYMPRDTIVKLLGNFDAKGTADFTKVPAPNRWPVPKPYWCYPVWHERKEGTDLLEFLEQEFRYD
- the LOC123077122 gene encoding uncharacterized protein isoform X1: MQIKRGDVQPGSSNRRRKKMRISSENMIRVNPLEEEFGTSSDSGEGVWRLLSEEVAAHIDDSVVSLASFHKDNAKSVYFACTGIIIESNSTTTSFLTSLSLLRSIDDDSKIFQDMMIKVRLPNNHLSMGWLEYYDLKYNVAVISIAPFHVFRAAFVDHQRQFESHSEVVAVGRCFDSGKLMATTGMLTDNGKRIYREELAISTCEITMTGVGGPLVDFNGDFVGMNFYSKEETPFLPRNKILELLMHFRRTSPCWDTSKKRGSKTERGASKAQMSPESHKSDLEGSSRQEMKNKNQKPTICTICDPELNSGLEDTLLESLPSIRRWPYDWGLVSLDARRDKFRSRGYPLPVLEDDAKRLRYSFEEEFSEDIWNKLSERVASNMSRVVVALASFNGEARLFACTGVFIDCNGFTTRVLTSGSLVRSNDDESKVADNLKIEVHLPDKRRVTGILQHYDLHYNVAVIIIKKHRCTRTAIINNKVETGTHSQVLAVGRVYESGKLMAASGIVINNESKLDCKDLRISTCQITKAGIGGPLIDSDGNFIGMNFYGLEETPYMPRDTIVKLLGNFDAKGTADFTKVPAPNRFLKYYYAFNKTLIQTCTIHGLTYDFIITDGLCLSHIGAIRCGMNGRKEQTCWNFLNKNFAMTNVNFIAMPILSTC